The genomic stretch CCCCTACGCCATCGCGGTGGCGGCCTTCGGCGGCACCGCTGCCTTCCTGCAGGCCGGGTTCAACGCCTGGTTCGGTATCCCCACCGGTGGCACGATCTTCGCGATCTACTCCATCGTCCTGCTGCTGATCAGTGCGCTCACCATCTACAAAATGCCGGAGTCCGTGGGCAAGGACCTACGCGGCTAAGCGCAAGGGTACTGCCGCCATACACACCAAAGGTGCGGGCCGTCGGAGGAATTTCTCTTCCGCTGGCCCGCACCTTTTTAATCCATGCGGCGACGAGTGAGCTTAATGGCACCGCGAGAGGAGCTTTTACCAGTGGGCGCGCCAGTACTGAGCGGCGAAGGGGACCTCGTCTGGGGCTGCACCCAGTTCTGCCGCGGCGGCAGCCGGCCAGTTGGGGTTCTTTAGGGCGGCCCGACCGATGGATACTCCGTCGGCGGCTCCCGTGACCAACACCTGTTCGGCCTGCGAAGCATCGTTGATCATGCCCACGGCCGTGACAAAAGCATCGGGGACGGCGTGCTTCACCGCGGTGGCCAATGGCACCTGGAAGCCGGGGCCGGTGGGCCCAAAGTACTTGCCGATTCCCGCGCTGGAGAGGTCAAAGGCCGTGACACCGAGTTCGTAGGCTTCGGTGGCGAAGCGTGCGGTATCTTCAATCCTCCACCCGCCCTCAACCCAGTCATCACCGGAGAATCGGATGGCCAACGGCTTGTGATCGGGCCACGCGGCACGCACCGCGCTGATCACTTCGCGGGCATAGCGGGTGCGGTTTTCATAACCTCCGCCGTATTCGTCGGTGCGGGTATTGGTCAATGGGGACAGGAATTGGTGAATCAGGTAGCCGTGGGCTCCATGGAGCTGGACGAGATCAAAGCCTGCCTCATCGGCACGACGTGCGGCCTCCGCCCAGTCTTGGATGGAAACCTTGATCTGCTCAACGGACATGGCAGCGGGGGAAACCAGGCCGAAGACTTCGGTTTCGGACGGTCCGGTGGTGTCCCAACCGCCATCTTGCACACTGATGCTTCCGACCTTGCCGTCGGCCGCTGCTTGCGGAAGCCACGCGTAGGTGGAGGCCTTGGCTCCGGCATGGGCCAGCTGAATTCCGGCTGCCGCCCCTTGTGAGTGGAGGAAATCGACAATCGGTGCCCACGCTTGGGTCTGCGTGTCGTTCCAGATGCCAGCGTCGTGGTCGCTGATGCGTCCCTGCGCGGTGATGGCCGCGGCCTCGGTCATGACTAGGCCGAATCCTCCAGCGGCACGAGCTCCCAGGTGAGATAGGTGCCAGGCGTGCGGAACACCGTCGCGGTTGGTGACCGAATACTGGCACATCGGCGCCAATACCGTGCGGTTCCGTAGTTTCAGGCCGGGGCCCTGTGGGGTAGTCAGTTGGACCGGGGTGAAGAGTTTGCTCATGTTCGGAGCAACAGGCACGCCGCTTCGGCTATTCCCAGCAGCACCGATCCGCGGATCGGGGCGAAACCTTAAGGGCGGGTCTGCTCGCCGACATCCGCATTCGATTCAACGATCCGCAGATAGCCGTGATCGGGGTGTTGCACGAACAGCACACGTGAGGCATTGTCCTCGTCGATCCGATAGCCGATGGGAGTTTTTGAAACTCGTTCCACCAGAGTCTCCAGGTCACCCGCGTACTCCAGCGAAAGTTCAATGCGAGACGATTCCCCCGGGCATACCTCAATGCGCCCGCCGTGTTTGGCCCGGTATTGCACCGAGGAGGCGTCGGGGGAGTGCGCATAGGATTTTGCCCCGATGTTCTGCAGGGTCTTTATGATGCCCGACGGGTCGGGGGTGTGCCAGCGGATCAGGACCGTGAGGTTCCCGCGGGGGTTCTCCGCGCTCCCGGTGAGCTCTGGCGGCGTTCCGTCGGTGTCCAGCGGATCAACCGCCAGCGCGGTGAATTTCACCGAGTCGGGAGCGGTGATATGTGCCACCGTGGGGCCAGCGCTACCGGGCGCTGCGGGGATCAACGTGACGGGCGTGCCATCACTGATGGTCCAGCGCGCGAAAATCTCCAGATCGCGCACCTCGAAGTGCAGCTCTGTGCCGGCGTCGCTGGCATCTTGCACCAGGATGCGCCCCGCATCGGCAGCGAAGCATCGATTGGTGTTGCTCGTTGACCCAGCGGTGGCGGGAAGCTGCGTCATTTCGCGCAGTCCCAGAGCTAAAAATAGTTCGGACCAACCTGCAGCATGGCCGGTTCGCAAGGTGGGGCGGATGCGAAGCATCGAGGGCTCTCCAAGTGGTGTTGCTGGGCCCTGGGAGCCGTCGGGCAAGGGCCGGGTTGGTGGTTAACAACAGTGTATTTCGAACAACCGACCAACCTCGACCGAACTTCATCGGGTTACGGCCGCGGTAGCGGTTTTGGTTCGTGATGAGGGGCGGATCGTCACGAGGGTGGGAGTCGAGGCATACCGCATGATGCATATGTCATGATCGCCGGGATTGGCCCGGCACCCAGCACGCTAGCCACTGGTGCAGTGGGCGCATGACGTGGTGGGATGATTGCATGGCAATTCTGTTGGAAGAACTTTTGGTCCCCGATGCCGCCGCTTGGCGAGCATGGTTAAGCGAGCATCACGCGAATCATCCCGGCGTACGCCTGGTTCTACACAAAAAGGGCGGCACTACCACCGAACTCACCTATGCTCAGGCGGTGGATCAGGCGCTCTGTTTTGGCTGGATTGATGGACAACGCACCGGCCGTGATGAACACAGCCATTACAACCGTTTTACCCCGAGGACTGCTCGGAGCAAGTGGTCGGTCAGGAACGTGGCCAACATTAAGCGACTCAGCGAACTGGGTCTGCTGGCACCGTCCGGCCTCGCCGCCGTAGAGGCCGCACAAGCCGATGGCCGTTGGGATGACGCGTATGAGGGGCAAGCGACGGCAAAACTGCCACAAGATTTCCTTGATGCGGTGGAGGGGCATCCGAGAGCGCAGGAAAAACTTCAAACGCTCAGCGGAGCCGAACGTTTCGCCATCTATTACCGGCTACACACCGTTAAGGGCGCCGATACCCGGCAAAAGAAAATCGCCGGTTATCTCGCGCGACTCGACGCTGGCGAGGGAATTCTTTAGACCGAGGGCCCGTAGCGCTGCACGAAGTTACCCAGGACCAACGACGGCCATTGCACCCGTGCACTCAAGGCCTCGTCATGTAACCGTTGGGCCTCGTGCGGTGGGAAGTACCCGGCATCACGATAAATGAGGATCCGCTGGGCCAATCCCTGTGGATCAAGTTCGGGGTGGAACTGCGTGGCATAGAGGTTGGTCTTGACGCGGAACATCTGTACCGGGCATGCGGCCGATTCCGCCAGCAATATCGCCGTCGAGGGCAGACTCGAAACGGCCTCCTTGTGCCCAACAAAGGCATCAAACTCCGCGGGGAGCCCGGTCAGCAGTGGATCGTTTTGCCCCTGTGTCGTCAGCCGGATATGTGACGTGCCCACGGGTTCGCCGTATCGTCGATCGATCAGTGCGCCCTGATGTGCGCCTAACGTTCCCACGCCATAACATGCGCCAAGAAACGGGAAGTCATCGTGAACCAGCACATCAAGGAGTCTGGACAGGTCTGATTCGCACCGCAACTGAAGATCCGATTTCAGTAGCGGATCCTCCGAGGTGTTAAAGGGGCTGCCTCCCAAGATGACGCCGGGACAATGCTCTAACCCCAGTGTCGCAATCTCACCCAGTGGTTCCCGGTCGAGTCGGATCACGCGCAGCGCATCGGCGGGTAGACCGCTGGCGGCCAGCAGCCCACGGACCTCGTCGGAAGCAGCAAGATCATGTTCTCGCGTGGAAATAAAGATGAAACGCCCCATCTCTGCAGTCTACGACGCAAGCCTTACCTGGACGGAGAAATTACCCCTTCTGTCGTGGACGTTCTCGGACTAGTCTGGAACCAGTTAATGGGCGCTAACTCAACCCGGCAAGCTGAGATTGCTTTCCGAAAGAACAGCCAGCGCCAGAAGCCTCGAGGACAAGGACTAAGCAACATGCTCATCACCGACTCGGTTGCACTCATCACCGGTGGCGCCTCAGGCCTTGGAGCCGCCACCGCTCGCGCACTATACGCCGCCGGGGCCAGCGTGGTCCTGGTCGATTTGCCCTCATCAAAGGGCGAAGAAGCGGCCGCAGCACTGGGTGAACGCGCCAGATTTGTACCGGCGGATGTCACCAACGAGGAGCAGGTGAGGGCCGCGATCGCCGTTGCCGCTGAATTGGGCAGCCTTCGCATCGCGGTGAACTGTGCCGGGGTCGCCACCCCGGGCAAGGTGCTCGGTCGCGAGGGAGTACTCCCGCTGGCCAATTTCGAGAAGGTCATTGCCATCAACCTCACCGGCACCTTCAACGTGGTGCGCTTGGTCGCCGAAGCC from Paeniglutamicibacter sp. Y32M11 encodes the following:
- a CDS encoding tRNA-dihydrouridine synthase, whose product is MSKLFTPVQLTTPQGPGLKLRNRTVLAPMCQYSVTNRDGVPHAWHLSHLGARAAGGFGLVMTEAAAITAQGRISDHDAGIWNDTQTQAWAPIVDFLHSQGAAAGIQLAHAGAKASTYAWLPQAAADGKVGSISVQDGGWDTTGPSETEVFGLVSPAAMSVEQIKVSIQDWAEAARRADEAGFDLVQLHGAHGYLIHQFLSPLTNTRTDEYGGGYENRTRYAREVISAVRAAWPDHKPLAIRFSGDDWVEGGWRIEDTARFATEAYELGVTAFDLSSAGIGKYFGPTGPGFQVPLATAVKHAVPDAFVTAVGMINDASQAEQVLVTGAADGVSIGRAALKNPNWPAAAAAELGAAPDEVPFAAQYWRAHW
- a CDS encoding YdeI family protein, with protein sequence MAILLEELLVPDAAAWRAWLSEHHANHPGVRLVLHKKGGTTTELTYAQAVDQALCFGWIDGQRTGRDEHSHYNRFTPRTARSKWSVRNVANIKRLSELGLLAPSGLAAVEAAQADGRWDDAYEGQATAKLPQDFLDAVEGHPRAQEKLQTLSGAERFAIYYRLHTVKGADTRQKKIAGYLARLDAGEGIL
- a CDS encoding glutamine amidotransferase; protein product: MGRFIFISTREHDLAASDEVRGLLAASGLPADALRVIRLDREPLGEIATLGLEHCPGVILGGSPFNTSEDPLLKSDLQLRCESDLSRLLDVLVHDDFPFLGACYGVGTLGAHQGALIDRRYGEPVGTSHIRLTTQGQNDPLLTGLPAEFDAFVGHKEAVSSLPSTAILLAESAACPVQMFRVKTNLYATQFHPELDPQGLAQRILIYRDAGYFPPHEAQRLHDEALSARVQWPSLVLGNFVQRYGPSV